GACGTGGAGACGACCGGGCTCGCCCGCGACGACCGGATAGTCTCCGCCGCCGTCTACCGGCTCGACGCGCAGGGCAATGTCGAGGACCACTGGTACACCCTGGTCAACCCGCAGCGGGACCCGGGGCCGGTGTGGATCCACGGCCTGACGAGCGAGGTGCTCGCCGGCGCGCCGCTCTTCAAGGACATCGCCGAGGAGTTCGCCGGCCGGCTCGCGGACCGGGTGCTGGTCGCGCACAACGCCATCTTCGACTGGCAGATGATCGCCCGGGAGTACGCGCGGGCCGCCGAGACCGCGCCGGTCCGTCAGCGGCTGTGCACCATCGCCCTGTCGAAGGAACTGAACCTCCCGCTGCCCAACCACAAGCTGGAGTCGCTCGCCGCGCACTTCGGCGTGGTCCAGCAGCGCGCCCACCACGCCCTCGACGACGCCCGGGTGCTGGCGGAGGCGTTCCGCCCGTCGCTGCACGCGGCCGCGCAGGGCGGCGTGCGGCTGCCCCTGCTGGAATGCCGGCCGCTGACGGAGTGGTCGGACTCGGCCGCCGCCCCGCGCGTGGGGTACCAGTCCTCGTACCGGGGCAGCGGCTGGCGGCCCTCGCGCAAGCGGCCGCCGTGCCCGCACCCGAATCCGGGGCGCTACGAGGACGGCGAGCCTCTGAAGCAGGGCATGCGGATCGCCTTCTCCGGTGACACCTCGGTGGAGCGGGAGCTGCTGGAGGACCGCGCGGTCGAGGCGGGCCTGCACATCGCGACGAGCGTGTCGCGGCTCACCAGCCTCCTGGTGACGAACGACCCCGACTCGGCGACGTCGAAGACGGTCAAGGCGAAGGCCTTCGGCACTCCGGTCGTCGACGAGGCCGCCTTCACCCAGCTGCTGCGGGACGTGGCCCCGGCGGAGTCCTGAGCCCGATCGCCGGGACGGGGAGTGCCGTTGCGCCGGGCGGGTGCAGGCGCGGCGACTCACCCCGCTGGATCTTGTTCCGGTCCCTCCCCGTGCGCAGCATTCGGCGCATGGCACGTTGTGAGGTCTGCGGAAACGATTACGGCATGTCCTTCGAAGTTCATGCACAAGGTGTGGTGCACGTCTTCGACTGCTTCTCCTGCGCCATCCACCGCATGGCGCCCGTCTGCGAGCACTGCCGGGTCTCGATCATCGGGCAGGGCGTCGAGGTCGAGGGGCAGTGGTTCTGCGGGGCGCACTGCGCCCGCGCCGAGGGGAAGGTGGGCATCGTCGACCGCGTCTGACTCCCCCACCCCCTCCCCGCCCCTCCCCGCCCCTCCCCCCTCGTCCCTCCCCCGATCCCGTACCCGTGACCCCGGACGGCCACCCGGCCGCCGGGGTCCTCCGCGCTGGGGGTACCGTCGTGGGCGTGTACCGCTTTGTGCTGACCCGGCAGTGGGTGTGCCTCACCCTCGTCACCCTCGCCCTCATCCCCGTGATGATCAAGCTGGGGTTCTGGCAGTACCACCGCCATGAGCACCGGGTCGCGCAGAACCAGCTGATCGAGGAGAACCTGCGGGCGAAGCCGGTCCCCATGACCGAGGTCACCTCCCCCGGCCACCGGGTCCCCCGCGCGGACTTCTGGCGTGCGGTCACCGCGACCGGCACGTACGACAGTGCGCACGAGGTGGTCGTGCGGATGCGGACCGACAACGACGACAAGGTCGGCTTCCACGTCCTGACCCCGCTCGTCCTCGGCGACGGCCGGGTGGTGCTCGTCAACCGCGGCTGGGTGGCGGGCGGCGACGACCCCCGCGCCTACCCGCCGGTGCCGGCCGCGCCCGCGGGCGAGGTCACCGTCACCGGCCGGCTGAAGGCCGACGAGACGAGCGGCGGAAGCGGCATCAAGGACCGCAAGGGCCTGCCGGACCGCCAGGTCATGCTGATCAACAGCGCGCAGCAGGCGGAGTACCTGGGCCGGCCGGTTCTCGGCGGGTACCTGGAGCTCACCGCTCCGTCCCCCGAGGCCGGCCCCGAGACCGTCGCCGATCCCGACCACGACTCGATCGGCCCCCACATGGCGTACGCCGTCCAGTGGTGGCTGTTCACGGCCGCGGTGCCGGTGGGCTGGGTGGTCCTCGTACGGCGGGAGAAGCGCGACCGCGAGGAGGCGGCCGCCAAGGCCGAAGCCACCGAACAGGAGCCGGCGACCGCGTAGCGTGTCGGCATGGATCTTGGACTGAAAGACCGTGTCTACATCGTCACCGGGGCCACGCGCGGCCTCGGCTTCGCCTCCGCCCGGGAACTGACCGCCGACGGCGCGCAGGTCCTCGTGACGGGCCGGGACGAGAAGCGGGCGGCCGACGCCGCCGCCGCGCTCGGCCCGAACGCCGTGGGTGTGGCGGCCGACAACTCCGACCCGGCGGTGGCCGGGCGGCTCGTCGCCACCGCGCGCGAGCGCTTCGGCCGCCTCGACGGCATCCTCATCAGCGTCGGCGGCCCTGCCCCGGGCTTCGCGGCCGACAACACCGACGAACAGTGGTCGGCGGCCTTCGAGTCGGTCTTCCTGGGCGCGGTCCGCCTCGCGCGGGCGGCGGCGGCCGAACTGGGCGAGGGCGGGGTCATCGGCTTCGTCCTGTCGGGCTCGGTGCACGAACCGATCCCCGGGCTGACCATCTCCAACGGCCTGCGCCCGGGCC
Above is a genomic segment from Streptomyces sp. NBC_01233 containing:
- a CDS encoding DEDDh family exonuclease translates to MTMLDDRTTAETTWPTAYPQGYAVVDVETTGLARDDRIVSAAVYRLDAQGNVEDHWYTLVNPQRDPGPVWIHGLTSEVLAGAPLFKDIAEEFAGRLADRVLVAHNAIFDWQMIAREYARAAETAPVRQRLCTIALSKELNLPLPNHKLESLAAHFGVVQQRAHHALDDARVLAEAFRPSLHAAAQGGVRLPLLECRPLTEWSDSAAAPRVGYQSSYRGSGWRPSRKRPPCPHPNPGRYEDGEPLKQGMRIAFSGDTSVERELLEDRAVEAGLHIATSVSRLTSLLVTNDPDSATSKTVKAKAFGTPVVDEAAFTQLLRDVAPAES
- a CDS encoding SURF1 family cytochrome oxidase biogenesis protein, with product MYRFVLTRQWVCLTLVTLALIPVMIKLGFWQYHRHEHRVAQNQLIEENLRAKPVPMTEVTSPGHRVPRADFWRAVTATGTYDSAHEVVVRMRTDNDDKVGFHVLTPLVLGDGRVVLVNRGWVAGGDDPRAYPPVPAAPAGEVTVTGRLKADETSGGSGIKDRKGLPDRQVMLINSAQQAEYLGRPVLGGYLELTAPSPEAGPETVADPDHDSIGPHMAYAVQWWLFTAAVPVGWVVLVRREKRDREEAAAKAEATEQEPATA
- a CDS encoding SDR family oxidoreductase; this encodes MDLGLKDRVYIVTGATRGLGFASARELTADGAQVLVTGRDEKRAADAAAALGPNAVGVAADNSDPAVAGRLVATARERFGRLDGILISVGGPAPGFAADNTDEQWSAAFESVFLGAVRLARAAAAELGEGGVIGFVLSGSVHEPIPGLTISNGLRPGLAGFAKSLSVELGPRGIRVVGLLPARIDTDRVRELDALGGDADAARAGNESRIPLRRYGAPEEFGRTAAFLLSPAASYLTGIMLPVDGGSRHGF